A window of the Desulfotignum phosphitoxidans DSM 13687 genome harbors these coding sequences:
- the rpsR gene encoding 30S ribosomal protein S18, with the protein MYKDQAQRGGAKNRFYQRRKICRFCVDNDMVIDYKNAKTLKQFITERGKIIPRRITGTCAKHQRKLSLAIKQARQIALLPFVGRPPQ; encoded by the coding sequence ATGTATAAAGACCAGGCCCAAAGAGGCGGTGCCAAAAACAGATTTTACCAGCGCCGGAAAATATGCCGCTTCTGCGTGGACAACGACATGGTAATTGATTACAAAAACGCCAAAACATTAAAACAGTTCATTACGGAACGGGGAAAAATCATTCCCCGGCGCATCACAGGCACCTGTGCCAAGCATCAGCGCAAATTGTCGCTGGCCATCAAACAGGCCCGCCAGATCGCTTTGCTTCCGTTTGTGGGCCGACCCCCGCAATAG
- a CDS encoding radical SAM protein — protein sequence MQSYIPGYIRARQTGRLKQAIQQAMDLLSSCTLCPRRCRVDRTRDEKGVCSTGKKAVVAGFSPHFGEEPPLVGDNGSGTLFFSHCSLKCVFCQNHDISVSGAGQKADPEEIAAIMLHLQQAGCHNINLVTPTHVVPQILQALDSAIEQGLGIPLVYNCSGYENRDTLALLNGIIDIYMPDFKFWDNAAAGQYCHASDYSQTAKKAVLAMQAQVGDLVVDQDGIAVSGLLVRHLVMPGRLEETRRILQFLKNEVSSNTHVNLMSQYRPMGDAAQFPDLAAPLTAKEFKTALQMGKDAGLELIR from the coding sequence ATGCAATCATATATCCCCGGGTATATCAGGGCCAGGCAGACGGGGCGGCTGAAACAGGCCATTCAACAGGCCATGGATCTGCTGTCCTCCTGCACCCTGTGCCCCCGCCGTTGCCGGGTTGACCGGACCAGAGATGAAAAAGGGGTTTGCAGCACCGGGAAAAAAGCGGTGGTGGCCGGTTTTTCGCCGCATTTCGGGGAAGAACCGCCACTGGTCGGGGACAATGGCTCAGGCACCCTGTTTTTTTCCCATTGCAGCCTCAAGTGTGTTTTCTGCCAGAACCACGACATCAGCGTTTCAGGGGCCGGACAAAAAGCAGATCCAGAAGAGATTGCCGCCATCATGCTGCACCTTCAGCAGGCCGGATGCCACAACATCAATCTTGTGACCCCCACCCATGTGGTCCCCCAGATACTTCAGGCCCTGGATTCGGCCATTGAACAGGGCCTGGGCATTCCTTTGGTCTACAACTGCTCAGGATATGAAAACCGGGATACCCTGGCGCTTTTAAACGGGATCATTGACATCTATATGCCGGATTTCAAATTCTGGGACAATGCCGCTGCCGGACAGTACTGCCATGCCAGCGATTACAGTCAGACAGCAAAAAAAGCTGTCCTGGCCATGCAGGCCCAGGTGGGGGATCTGGTTGTGGATCAAGATGGTATTGCTGTTTCCGGACTTCTGGTGCGGCACCTTGTCATGCCCGGCCGGCTGGAGGAAACCCGCCGGATTTTACAATTTCTTAAAAACGAGGTGTCTTCCAACACCCATGTAAATCTTATGTCCCAGTACCGGCCCATGGGAGATGCCGCCCAATTCCCCGATCTGGCCGCCCCCTTGACAGCCAAAGAATTTAAAACCGCTCTTCAGATGGGAAAAGACGCCGGGTTGGAACTGATCCGATAA
- the rpsF gene encoding 30S ribosomal protein S6, with amino-acid sequence MRKYETVIISDPDLQDQSRTDLLDKVRNIIAKENGIVLYVDDWGSKKLAYEINRKFRGHYICLTYGGTGDLVKELERNLRLSDDVMKYMTILVSADETAESLAKEAQDAEAAKAETAASQDAEKTADAETDKETDDSDADETSKKSDETVTDDQN; translated from the coding sequence ATGAGGAAGTACGAAACCGTCATTATTTCTGACCCTGATCTTCAGGATCAATCACGCACGGACCTGCTTGATAAAGTCAGAAATATCATTGCCAAAGAAAATGGTATTGTGTTGTATGTTGATGACTGGGGCAGCAAAAAACTGGCCTATGAAATCAACAGAAAATTCCGGGGCCACTATATCTGCCTGACCTACGGGGGCACCGGGGACCTGGTCAAGGAACTTGAAAGAAATCTGAGACTCAGTGACGATGTCATGAAATACATGACCATCCTTGTTTCCGCGGATGAGACCGCGGAATCTTTGGCCAAAGAGGCTCAGGATGCTGAAGCGGCAAAAGCTGAAACAGCCGCATCCCAGGATGCTGAAAAAACAGCCGATGCCGAAACAGACAAAGAAACCGATGACTCGGATGCGGATGAAACATCAAAAAAATCCGATGAAACCGTCACAGACGATCAGAATTGA
- the rpsT gene encoding 30S ribosomal protein S20 — translation MANHKSAKKRAKQNLVRRQRNRSVKSTLKTLEKKLRAAKASGDDATMELMRQNQSALQKASQKGIIHKNTASRKISRLSKLVHA, via the coding sequence TTGGCCAACCACAAATCCGCAAAAAAACGGGCAAAACAGAACCTGGTCAGACGACAGAGAAACAGATCTGTAAAATCCACACTGAAAACATTGGAAAAAAAGTTGCGTGCGGCCAAGGCATCGGGGGATGATGCCACCATGGAATTGATGCGGCAAAACCAGTCCGCCCTTCAAAAAGCCTCCCAAAAAGGCATTATTCATAAAAATACCGCTTCCAGAAAAATTTCAAGACTTTCCAAACTTGTGCACGCGTAA
- a CDS encoding type II toxin-antitoxin system HicB family antitoxin, with protein sequence MNKYEIIIYWSESDKLFLAEVPELPGCMADGHSYQEAVSNAEIIINEWIETAKELGREIPKPKGKLMYA encoded by the coding sequence ATGAATAAATATGAGATAATCATCTATTGGAGTGAGAGTGATAAATTATTTCTCGCAGAAGTCCCAGAACTCCCTGGATGTATGGCTGATGGTCATAGTTATCAAGAAGCTGTTTCAAATGCAGAGATAATCATAAACGAATGGATTGAAACTGCGAAAGAGTTGGGGCGTGAGATTCCGAAACCTAAAGGGAAATTAATGTATGCATAA
- a CDS encoding transcriptional regulator yields the protein MKSDKQLTIREQIIRCLEAAPMTARDLSKALRIREKEAYSHLPSIEKSIRHQKKQIKITPCYCLGCGFEFKDRKSFKKPGKCPECKKSRIEPPVFQIMGF from the coding sequence ATGAAATCTGACAAACAACTGACAATCAGAGAACAGATCATCCGCTGCCTGGAAGCGGCGCCCATGACCGCAAGAGATCTTTCAAAGGCCCTGCGGATCAGAGAAAAAGAAGCATACTCACACCTGCCATCAATTGAAAAAAGTATCCGCCACCAGAAAAAACAAATTAAAATAACACCATGCTACTGCCTGGGCTGCGGATTTGAATTTAAGGACAGAAAAAGTTTCAAGAAACCCGGAAAATGTCCGGAGTGCAAGAAATCAAGAATCGAGCCGCCTGTATTTCAAATCATGGGGTTTTAA
- a CDS encoding DUF2232 domain-containing protein, which produces MSPIIVHPSAIKDIILGICLCVLIFAVSYTFPLLGVFALLLLPLPVLYFRLKLGRNSGSIIAGVSFLVLLVMSRGLAFDTLYFGALLMTGLFLGECIERQCRIEKTMLFTVSGVLGVCVAVFGVYTVFQSRGIGEMVHAYISQYLELTGALYTEMGIEKAQIDALNAAFLVVMPGMFIVSYMTTVWLNILVIKKLLARIGIRLKNMEALNRFKAPDPLVWAVIGFGVILALPVGPVKYVGINCLIILMLIYFFQGIAVISFYFQKKESPTFLKVFCYGLIAVQIYFLILVIGLGFFDNWINFRKLEIQEK; this is translated from the coding sequence ATGTCCCCTATTATCGTGCATCCATCCGCCATCAAGGATATTATCCTGGGAATTTGCCTGTGTGTCCTGATTTTTGCCGTCAGCTACACGTTTCCTTTGCTGGGGGTGTTTGCGCTGCTGCTGTTGCCCCTGCCCGTGCTGTATTTTCGTTTAAAGCTGGGCAGAAACAGCGGCAGTATCATTGCCGGGGTCAGTTTTCTGGTGCTCCTGGTGATGAGCCGGGGCCTTGCCTTTGATACCCTGTACTTCGGCGCGTTGCTCATGACCGGGTTGTTTCTGGGAGAATGCATTGAACGTCAGTGCCGCATTGAAAAAACCATGCTGTTCACCGTGTCGGGTGTTCTTGGCGTATGTGTGGCTGTCTTCGGTGTGTACACGGTTTTTCAGTCCCGGGGGATCGGGGAGATGGTTCACGCTTACATTTCCCAGTACCTGGAACTGACAGGCGCATTATATACGGAAATGGGAATTGAAAAAGCCCAGATCGATGCCCTGAATGCCGCGTTTCTGGTTGTCATGCCCGGGATGTTCATTGTGTCGTACATGACCACGGTTTGGCTCAACATCCTGGTCATCAAAAAACTGCTGGCCCGGATCGGCATCCGGTTGAAAAACATGGAAGCGTTGAACCGGTTCAAAGCACCGGATCCACTTGTCTGGGCCGTGATCGGTTTCGGCGTGATTCTGGCCCTGCCCGTGGGACCTGTCAAGTATGTGGGCATCAACTGTCTGATCATTTTAATGCTGATTTATTTTTTTCAAGGAATCGCTGTTATATCATTTTATTTCCAGAAAAAAGAATCCCCGACCTTTCTGAAGGTTTTCTGTTACGGCCTGATTGCCGTGCAGATCTATTTTCTCATTCTGGTCATCGGTCTGGGATTTTTTGACAACTGGATCAATTTCAGAAAGCTGGAAATACAGGAAAAATGA
- the leuS gene encoding leucine--tRNA ligase → MEERYNPADVEPKWQAFWKDRGLFKVTEDPSKEKYYLLEMFPYPSGKIHIGHVRNYTIGDVVVRYKRMQGYNVLHPMGWDAFGMPAENAAIDNNTHPAAWTYDNIRAMRAQLKKMGFSYDWDREIATCRPEYYKWEQWLFLKMLENGMAYRKESFVNWCEKCQTVLANEQVEQDKCWRCSQPVHQKKLWQWFFKITDFAEDLLVHCDLLPGWPDKVTVMQKNWIGKSVGSELKFQVADMDEEIEVFTTRPDTIFGATFMCLAPEHPLVETLCQGTDQAAAVADFVEKVAAQERSLEGLEKYEKEGVFTGRFCINPATGEKIPIYTANFVLMGYGTGAIMSVPCGDQRDFDFARKYHLEIRVVVQSEGETLDPDTMEAAYAGPGVMVNSGRFDGMDNDTAMEAITDWLAAQGRGKKAISYRLRDWGISRQRYWGAPIPVIHCPDCGVVPVPETDLPITLPEDANLLAKGGSPLPTLDYFKQTICPACGREDARRDTDTMDTFVESSWYYLRYCSPRYESGMFDPDAVKYWAPVDQYIGGVEHAVLHLLYSRYFMRVLHHFGMVDFKEPFTRLLTQGMVCKETMTCPEHGYLFPEQAKKKGDDAFVCTRCGKDVEVGRVIKMSKSKKNVVDPNDLLEKYGADVTRLFCLFAAPPERDLEWSEDGVDGSNRFINRVWRRVLECMEKIDTQQVAPFSGPAGDLKNPAAKALYIKTHQTIQKVTADIDESFHFNTAIAAVMELVNALYTIDLDTSDKETNAVVLAAINNMVLLLSPFVPHFCEELFEKMGHKGSVLAQPWPKFRKDSLETDQALVVVQVNGKLRAKFSVAADTSEAVIKETALADENVVRHIQDQPVKKIILVNKKQILVNIVV, encoded by the coding sequence ATGGAGGAACGGTACAACCCTGCGGATGTGGAACCCAAATGGCAGGCTTTCTGGAAAGACCGGGGACTTTTCAAGGTCACGGAAGACCCTTCGAAGGAAAAATATTACCTGCTGGAGATGTTTCCCTATCCGTCCGGGAAAATTCATATCGGGCATGTGCGCAACTATACCATCGGCGATGTGGTGGTGCGGTACAAGAGAATGCAGGGATACAACGTGCTTCACCCCATGGGATGGGACGCATTCGGCATGCCTGCGGAAAACGCGGCCATTGACAACAACACCCATCCGGCGGCCTGGACCTATGACAACATCCGGGCCATGCGGGCCCAGCTCAAAAAAATGGGATTTTCCTATGACTGGGACCGGGAGATCGCCACCTGCCGGCCGGAATATTATAAATGGGAACAGTGGCTGTTTTTAAAGATGCTGGAAAACGGCATGGCATACCGCAAGGAATCCTTTGTCAACTGGTGTGAAAAATGCCAGACCGTGCTGGCCAATGAACAGGTGGAACAGGACAAGTGCTGGCGGTGTTCCCAGCCCGTTCACCAGAAAAAACTGTGGCAGTGGTTTTTTAAAATCACGGATTTTGCCGAAGATCTTCTGGTGCACTGCGACCTGTTGCCGGGATGGCCGGACAAGGTCACGGTGATGCAGAAAAACTGGATCGGCAAAAGCGTCGGCTCTGAACTCAAGTTTCAGGTCGCGGACATGGACGAAGAAATCGAGGTGTTTACCACCCGGCCGGACACGATTTTCGGGGCCACGTTCATGTGCCTGGCACCGGAACACCCCCTGGTGGAAACCCTGTGTCAGGGAACGGATCAGGCCGCAGCTGTGGCGGATTTTGTGGAAAAAGTGGCGGCCCAGGAACGGTCCCTGGAAGGCCTGGAAAAATATGAAAAAGAAGGGGTGTTCACGGGGCGGTTTTGCATCAACCCGGCCACGGGCGAAAAAATCCCCATCTATACGGCCAATTTCGTGCTCATGGGATACGGCACGGGGGCCATCATGTCCGTGCCCTGCGGAGACCAGCGGGACTTTGACTTTGCCAGAAAATACCATCTTGAGATCCGGGTGGTGGTGCAGTCTGAAGGCGAGACCCTGGACCCGGACACCATGGAGGCCGCATATGCCGGCCCCGGGGTGATGGTCAATTCCGGCCGGTTTGACGGCATGGACAATGACACGGCCATGGAAGCGATCACGGACTGGCTGGCAGCGCAGGGCAGAGGGAAAAAAGCGATCTCCTACCGGCTGCGGGACTGGGGCATCTCCCGGCAGCGTTACTGGGGCGCGCCCATCCCCGTGATCCACTGTCCGGACTGCGGGGTGGTGCCCGTCCCGGAAACGGATCTGCCCATAACCCTGCCTGAAGATGCCAACCTGCTGGCCAAAGGGGGTTCTCCTTTGCCCACCCTGGATTATTTCAAGCAGACCATTTGTCCGGCATGCGGCAGAGAAGATGCCCGGCGGGACACGGATACCATGGACACGTTTGTGGAATCGTCCTGGTATTATCTGCGGTATTGTTCTCCCCGGTATGAAAGCGGCATGTTTGATCCGGATGCCGTCAAATACTGGGCCCCCGTGGACCAGTACATCGGCGGGGTGGAGCATGCCGTGCTGCATCTTTTGTATTCCAGATATTTTATGCGGGTCCTGCATCACTTCGGCATGGTGGACTTTAAAGAACCGTTCACCCGGCTGCTCACCCAGGGCATGGTGTGCAAAGAGACCATGACCTGTCCCGAGCACGGGTATCTGTTTCCGGAACAGGCGAAGAAAAAAGGGGACGATGCCTTTGTCTGCACCCGGTGCGGCAAGGATGTGGAAGTCGGCCGGGTCATCAAGATGTCCAAGTCCAAGAAAAACGTGGTGGACCCCAATGACCTGCTGGAAAAATACGGGGCAGACGTCACCCGGTTGTTCTGTTTGTTTGCGGCCCCGCCGGAGCGGGACCTGGAATGGAGTGAAGACGGGGTGGATGGCAGCAACCGGTTTATCAACCGGGTGTGGCGCCGGGTCCTGGAATGCATGGAAAAAATCGACACCCAACAGGTGGCTCCGTTCAGCGGACCGGCCGGGGATTTGAAAAACCCGGCGGCCAAAGCCTTGTACATCAAAACCCACCAGACCATTCAAAAAGTCACGGCGGATATCGATGAAAGCTTTCATTTCAACACGGCCATCGCTGCGGTCATGGAGCTGGTGAACGCTTTGTACACCATTGATCTGGATACATCAGACAAGGAAACAAACGCCGTGGTGCTGGCTGCCATCAACAACATGGTGCTGCTGCTCAGTCCGTTTGTGCCGCATTTCTGTGAAGAGCTGTTTGAAAAGATGGGGCACAAGGGCAGTGTGCTGGCGCAACCCTGGCCAAAATTTCGCAAAGACAGCCTGGAAACCGACCAGGCCCTGGTGGTGGTCCAGGTCAACGGCAAGCTGCGGGCCAAATTCAGCGTGGCCGCGGACACCAGTGAGGCGGTCATCAAAGAAACGGCCCTGGCGGATGAAAATGTGGTCAGACATATTCAGGATCAGCCCGTTAAAAAAATCATTCTGGTCAACAAAAAACAAATTCTTGTCAACATTGTGGTGTGA
- a CDS encoding ABC transporter ATP-binding protein, with the protein MISIENITKQYQGVTAVKDLTLSIPSGCLFGFIGPNGAGKTTTIRILAGILVPDAGTVRIAGIDLNTRPEKAKQKIGFIPDRPYLYEKLTGNEFLKFCADIYRVRPKDFIAARDRYLSLFAMQDYADHLIESYSHGMKQRLVMASALIHDPEIIIVDEPMVGLDPAAIRLVKKLFRDLADKGKTVFMSTHTLEIAESICDQVAIIHKGRILTHGTVAELQARAGDSHDRLEDLFLDLTGSGEVP; encoded by the coding sequence ATGATATCCATTGAAAACATCACCAAACAGTATCAGGGGGTCACGGCCGTCAAGGATCTGACCCTGTCCATTCCTTCAGGGTGCCTGTTCGGGTTCATCGGTCCCAACGGGGCCGGAAAAACCACCACCATCCGGATTTTGGCCGGCATACTGGTGCCGGACGCAGGCACGGTCAGGATTGCCGGCATCGATCTGAACACCCGTCCGGAAAAAGCCAAACAGAAAATCGGATTCATTCCGGACCGGCCCTATTTATATGAAAAACTCACGGGCAATGAATTTTTAAAATTCTGCGCCGATATCTACCGGGTGAGGCCCAAAGATTTTATTGCGGCCCGGGACCGGTATCTGTCGCTGTTTGCCATGCAGGATTATGCCGATCATCTGATCGAATCCTATTCCCACGGCATGAAACAGCGCCTGGTCATGGCATCGGCCCTGATTCATGATCCTGAGATCATCATTGTGGATGAACCCATGGTGGGCCTGGATCCGGCCGCCATCCGGCTGGTGAAAAAACTGTTCCGGGATCTGGCTGATAAGGGAAAAACCGTGTTCATGTCCACCCATACCCTGGAAATCGCCGAAAGCATCTGTGATCAGGTGGCCATTATCCACAAAGGCAGGATCCTGACCCATGGAACCGTTGCCGAGCTCCAGGCCCGGGCCGGTGACTCCCATGACCGGCTGGAAGATCTGTTTTTGGATCTGACCGGATCAGGAGAAGTCCCGTGA
- the rplI gene encoding 50S ribosomal protein L9 — MKVILKETIDTLGIAGSECEVAPGYGRNYLLPQGKAMLATPQNRRIMEQARAKLELQIAKEKKLAEEMAEKIKGVVCKLKAKVREEIYLYGSITTHDIKESLGSQNIGVERRAILLAEPIKETGEYKVPIRLYKDVEPEITVIVEAEEKQDH, encoded by the coding sequence ATGAAAGTCATATTGAAAGAAACCATCGATACCTTGGGAATTGCAGGCTCGGAGTGCGAAGTGGCGCCGGGATACGGCCGCAATTACCTGCTTCCCCAGGGAAAAGCCATGCTTGCCACACCCCAGAACCGACGTATCATGGAACAGGCCCGGGCCAAGCTGGAACTGCAGATTGCCAAAGAGAAAAAACTGGCCGAGGAAATGGCCGAAAAAATCAAAGGCGTGGTCTGCAAGCTCAAAGCCAAGGTCCGGGAAGAGATTTATCTTTACGGCTCCATCACCACGCATGATATCAAGGAATCACTGGGCAGCCAGAATATCGGGGTGGAACGTCGTGCCATTCTTCTGGCGGAACCCATCAAGGAAACCGGTGAATACAAAGTACCCATCCGGCTCTACAAGGATGTGGAACCTGAAATCACCGTGATCGTTGAAGCGGAAGAAAAACAGGACCATTAA
- a CDS encoding putative ABC transporter permease subunit, with amino-acid sequence MNAVILLLTPGLRGMKNQLCHKSASRIPWKLFFLALLGLCFWAGTFWISWRVLMYFSGIDEIGTLLSYKMLSMIITVAFSLLFISAVITAVSRFYLSKDLICVHAMPVPAWQVLLSRWTAAYVDGSWMVLLYLIPVLLSYVLVFDSGGLTFVLMGMSVISLSVTASVLGGIFVIILVMVIPAGRLKSVLVVAGILVFCLLYLAARMIRPEQLVDPEAFNTVLLYIASLETPSSPWFPGTWCFDSIKNLLEKNTGPALVDMALSWSFSLVALLAMLLAADLYYKKGLSKSLGKKQKTVKGPDNARLMQKKQPSLTLALAFREIRSFMRDQTQWSQIFLVLALIIIYIYNFTLLPLDRSPIKAFYLQNLLSFLNMGLALFVLTAVAGRFAYPAVSMESEAFWIIRSSPVSLSRFLWIKFLVYLVPLFIMAQVLIVTTNILLHVTVFMMILSIVTTALVVPPVTALAIGIGSIFADFNLESPLKSVTSFGGMVYMTACAALVAAVILLEAGPVYTIFMAGIKNRPLAGYEIAWSAVSFVLVPLICTACVIIPMRLGARHLQQRH; translated from the coding sequence GTGAATGCGGTGATCCTGCTGTTGACCCCGGGACTGCGGGGCATGAAAAATCAGCTGTGTCACAAATCCGCATCCCGCATCCCCTGGAAGCTGTTTTTTCTGGCGCTGCTGGGCCTGTGTTTCTGGGCCGGAACATTCTGGATCTCCTGGCGGGTCCTGATGTACTTTTCCGGTATTGATGAGATCGGCACACTGCTGTCTTATAAAATGCTGTCCATGATCATTACCGTGGCGTTTTCCTTGCTGTTCATCAGTGCCGTTATCACGGCTGTGTCACGGTTTTATCTGTCCAAAGACCTGATCTGTGTTCACGCCATGCCCGTGCCGGCCTGGCAGGTGCTGTTGTCCCGGTGGACGGCTGCTTATGTGGACGGCTCCTGGATGGTGCTGCTGTATCTCATCCCCGTGCTGCTGTCGTATGTGCTGGTTTTTGACAGCGGGGGTCTTACGTTTGTATTGATGGGCATGTCCGTCATATCCCTGTCTGTGACAGCATCGGTTCTGGGAGGCATCTTTGTCATCATTCTGGTCATGGTGATCCCGGCCGGCCGGCTGAAAAGTGTTCTGGTGGTTGCCGGCATTCTGGTGTTCTGCCTGCTGTATCTGGCTGCCCGCATGATCCGGCCCGAACAGCTGGTGGACCCGGAAGCTTTCAACACCGTGCTCTTGTACATCGCTTCATTGGAAACCCCGTCATCTCCCTGGTTTCCCGGCACCTGGTGTTTTGACAGCATCAAAAACCTTCTGGAAAAAAACACGGGCCCGGCCCTGGTCGATATGGCGCTGTCCTGGAGCTTTTCTCTGGTGGCTTTGCTGGCCATGCTTCTGGCGGCCGACCTGTATTATAAAAAAGGGTTGTCAAAAAGCCTGGGCAAAAAGCAAAAAACGGTGAAAGGACCGGACAACGCCCGCCTGATGCAAAAAAAGCAGCCCTCTTTGACCCTGGCCCTGGCCTTCCGGGAGATCCGGTCCTTCATGCGGGACCAGACCCAGTGGAGCCAGATTTTTCTGGTCCTGGCCCTGATCATCATCTATATATACAATTTTACCCTGCTGCCCCTGGACCGATCTCCCATCAAAGCATTTTATCTTCAGAATCTGCTCAGTTTTCTGAACATGGGGCTGGCCCTGTTTGTGCTGACGGCCGTGGCCGGCCGGTTTGCCTATCCCGCCGTCAGCATGGAGTCCGAAGCGTTCTGGATTATCCGGTCTTCGCCCGTGTCCCTGTCACGATTCCTGTGGATCAAATTTCTGGTTTATCTGGTCCCGTTGTTCATCATGGCCCAGGTGCTGATCGTCACCACCAATATCCTGCTCCATGTCACTGTCTTTATGATGATCCTTTCCATTGTCACCACGGCCCTGGTGGTGCCGCCCGTGACCGCGCTTGCCATCGGCATCGGCAGCATATTTGCAGATTTCAATCTGGAGAGCCCGTTGAAAAGTGTTACCAGTTTCGGCGGCATGGTCTATATGACGGCCTGTGCCGCGCTGGTGGCTGCCGTCATCCTGCTGGAAGCCGGTCCCGTCTACACCATTTTCATGGCCGGTATCAAAAACCGCCCCCTGGCCGGATACGAAATAGCATGGAGTGCGGTCAGTTTTGTGCTGGTTCCCCTGATCTGCACAGCCTGTGTCATTATTCCCATGCGGCTGGGGGCCAGGCACCTGCAACAGCGGCACTAG
- the lptE gene encoding LPS assembly lipoprotein LptE, with protein MKSLMLFFAGGLLVLSACGYRLEGGGPVHPGVTRVGVEVFTNRTAQTRAGIDFTNELIREIQDRTDTAVVAPANAAYLIKGEITAITFSTLSRSSTETVTERRVRAVVDVKLLSPDKKVIWSVNNFSALESFTVGSDNIDDESNIRDALEIIAQRMADRLVSQMSANF; from the coding sequence ATGAAATCTTTGATGCTTTTTTTCGCCGGCGGGCTGCTTGTGCTGTCCGCCTGCGGGTATCGCCTGGAGGGAGGCGGTCCCGTTCATCCCGGGGTGACCCGGGTGGGCGTGGAAGTGTTTACCAATCGAACGGCCCAGACCCGGGCCGGCATTGATTTTACCAATGAATTGATCCGTGAAATTCAGGACCGGACCGACACTGCCGTGGTGGCCCCGGCAAATGCCGCGTATCTGATCAAAGGAGAAATAACCGCCATCACGTTTTCGACCCTGTCCCGGTCTTCCACGGAAACAGTGACGGAAAGGCGGGTCAGAGCTGTGGTGGATGTGAAATTGCTGTCACCTGATAAAAAAGTGATCTGGTCCGTGAATAATTTTTCCGCGCTTGAATCTTTCACGGTGGGTTCGGACAATATCGATGATGAGTCCAATATCAGAGATGCCTTAGAAATCATTGCACAACGAATGGCGGATCGGCTGGTCAGCCAGATGTCAGCCAACTTTTGA